In the Oxobacter pfennigii genome, one interval contains:
- a CDS encoding DUF6904 family protein, which yields MIKINNTPNLTGVTISGDFNDFYDLVEAFHDITIPGFGKASQLF from the coding sequence ATGATTAAAATTAATAATACACCAAACCTTACCGGAGTGACGATAAGCGGCGACTTTAACGACTTCTATGATCTTGTCGAGGCATTCCATGATATCACCATACCTGGATTCGGAAAAGCATCGCAGTTATTTTGA
- a CDS encoding DUF2207 family protein: MKSKQKRLLIFSMLFTVLLVLSTARVFAAEDAIPSVTVDAVLNNDGSAVITEIWEVRGVSSGTEYYKALNNMDGMNVHSLLVWDESGMQYKTLNNWEINLSREEKAGTCGILKKSDGYELCWGIGSYGDHKYTIQYVLEGLVKDYGDYAGFYHQFISELSSAPERISIKIRMEDTNLTADNARIWGYGFTGEVEIGNDGSLNAFSTDALDGSDYVNVLCRFDRSLFPLASDADMAFEKLQQSAENENSNAALYVVLAVLAAVIILAAFLVAFFSSRYKLADGTAVRLPPRREIRPEWAVPFNGSIPAVYFAMKLLRRVITYEKLMSAYLIRWQQAGYIRIEEREKEGNIKKPKKEEAIVFNPEKKPDKGTEQTLYKILTIGTGGEGILRTSDMEKRAEELYGKLTAWSEEVENDGKELLIRSGAAEDTKGVIRFTASGFDEAVKILGFQKYLMEMKEENENSIHQRELWGDYLVFAALLGLGEQVLKNMEVLDPAYFNTFAGTYGYSAYSMIHFMTMTNHISNASTPNTSGTGGSASSVGGGGFSGGGGGGSR; encoded by the coding sequence ATGAAGTCAAAACAAAAAAGGCTGCTTATTTTTTCTATGCTATTCACAGTACTGCTGGTTCTGAGCACAGCTCGGGTATTTGCGGCAGAGGATGCTATACCTTCCGTTACTGTTGATGCCGTCCTTAATAATGATGGTTCTGCTGTTATAACGGAGATTTGGGAAGTGCGCGGTGTATCCAGCGGTACCGAATATTATAAGGCCCTTAATAACATGGATGGAATGAACGTCCATTCTCTTTTAGTATGGGACGAATCAGGAATGCAATATAAAACTCTTAATAACTGGGAGATAAATCTTTCCAGGGAGGAAAAGGCCGGCACCTGCGGTATTTTGAAAAAATCCGATGGATACGAGCTCTGCTGGGGCATCGGCAGTTACGGCGACCATAAATATACCATTCAATATGTACTGGAAGGCCTGGTAAAAGATTATGGCGACTACGCCGGATTTTATCATCAATTTATATCAGAGCTATCAAGCGCTCCGGAGCGTATCTCCATTAAAATCCGTATGGAGGATACTAATCTGACGGCAGATAACGCACGCATCTGGGGTTATGGCTTTACAGGGGAAGTCGAGATTGGGAACGACGGCAGCCTTAATGCTTTTTCCACCGATGCTCTGGACGGCAGTGACTACGTGAATGTGCTCTGCCGCTTTGACAGAAGCTTGTTTCCATTGGCTTCCGATGCCGATATGGCTTTTGAAAAGCTGCAGCAATCCGCAGAAAATGAAAACTCTAATGCGGCTCTTTATGTGGTTCTTGCTGTTTTAGCGGCGGTTATTATCCTGGCTGCCTTTCTGGTTGCTTTCTTTTCTTCACGGTATAAGCTGGCAGACGGTACAGCAGTGCGGCTTCCCCCGAGAAGGGAAATACGCCCGGAATGGGCGGTACCTTTTAACGGCAGCATTCCGGCCGTATATTTTGCTATGAAATTGCTGCGCAGAGTAATTACATATGAAAAGCTTATGAGCGCCTATCTCATCCGCTGGCAGCAGGCAGGATATATCCGCATCGAAGAGCGTGAAAAAGAGGGAAATATAAAAAAGCCAAAAAAAGAGGAAGCAATTGTTTTCAATCCAGAGAAAAAACCTGATAAGGGCACGGAGCAAACCCTGTATAAAATTTTAACGATTGGCACCGGTGGGGAGGGCATTCTCAGAACCTCCGATATGGAAAAACGGGCGGAAGAGTTATATGGGAAGCTTACCGCTTGGTCGGAAGAAGTAGAGAATGATGGTAAGGAATTACTGATCCGCTCCGGTGCGGCAGAAGATACAAAAGGTGTTATACGGTTTACGGCTTCGGGTTTTGATGAAGCTGTAAAAATTCTTGGATTTCAAAAGTATTTGATGGAAATGAAAGAAGAAAATGAAAACAGCATCCATCAAAGAGAACTTTGGGGAGATTATCTTGTGTTTGCCGCCCTACTCGGTCTGGGAGAGCAGGTTCTTAAAAATATGGAGGTCCTTGATCCTGCATATTTTAATACCTTCGCTGGAACCTATGGCTATAGCGCTTACAGCATGATACACTTTATGACCATGACAAATCATATTTCAAATGCTTCGACGCCGAACACAAGCGGAACCGGTGGCTCTGCAAGCTCTGTAGGCGGCGGCGGTTTTTCCGGCGGCGGCGGAGGCGGAAGCCGATAA